The Setaria italica strain Yugu1 chromosome IX, Setaria_italica_v2.0, whole genome shotgun sequence genome has a window encoding:
- the LOC101758780 gene encoding myosin-3 — MSRLSQRRASDRLGERVEFRFSNLRAVQVPVVSDRLLISIISVDTGKTIARSSKAAARNGICQWPDSILESLWFSQDEASKEFEDCQCRIAVSMGSTKSGILGEVSLNLTNYLGSVDPTAISLPLKKCNSGTVLQLKIQCLGMKSKSSPTDDVMDSKADDSNSMISRNAHFSSRNPLGVVHQDEVGIRDASFTSSPRDDSDGGLYIGRQDTASSFIDNISVDHGDLVFRSNDSSFSSETPGQNMLQENTAESSLSGLAHLSSGASGSSKDLLDTAEETIEELLAEAQMWEAHSRQLKNDLETLQKECDEKSEKQSELLLELSASQAEQESLRQEIEELKLSLEVATARQTVAGLAKSGDAIDVQHELKDEVQFLRESNENLTIQLKKTQDANIELVSILQELEETVEAQRAEISSISQMSNVIDPELPINALSVQEDAEWARKLSLKEDEIVELKEKLDRLLNIENAGGAGSDAIYLELEKENDYLKVKMEELENDCSELTEENLELIHKLKEVSGVEGQDSCISDIQEMLNAGDLSGTSKSRVKYLQRKCADLELRMLNFQSESRELEEKFQKSQEELKERTLELSELRENLSNSCATELEESESELNLLKGRVQLKEREIEGLQHSKLEMETFIDNVLQRKIHELENDKVELELHISRLEDEKIELSESISGMEAELTNLTSEYESCIVQMDDSRTLIIDLKDKVQWQQAELEAQKVELKQKHLAFQKRFSEVQEDSETLKRLNAKLQAKVDNLVEECSSLQALTADLKKQKLELHSCATQLEQELEHSKRKTTDFCKTVEFLEAKLSSIQKDISSKEQSFLLELENVFQEHKEHEERINRAHSLLNKIEKEKIIEVENLEREIMSLTAQLSSTHEERESSTLDTIREASILRADKAKLEANLNDVNEQLRHHESQLEDIRKESKSKIKSLLDSLNTSKQNEEMLKTDAEDMRRLMEAAKSNEENLRTTSNELELKFKSSDYEKHQIMEENSGLKIQVQKIAGLQDELLKLQSSLDESKFEKGKLEELLRLLSEECDGLKVQKAMLTDKVAHMQDTSNNIGDEKQSKTAIQAKHESSIKQI; from the exons ATGTCGCGGCTGAGCCAGCGCCGCGCCTCGGACCGGCTCGGCGAGCGGGTGGAGTTCAGGTTCTCCAACCTCCGCGCCGTCCAG gTGCCAGTAGTATCTGACAGGCTGTTAATATCTATCATCTCAGTGGACACAGGAAAAACAATTGCCAGGTCCAGTAAAGCTGCCGCTCGAAATGGAATCTGTCAATGGCCTGACTCCATCCTGGAATCACTTTGGTTTTCTCAAGATGAAGCATCAAAAGAATTTGAGGATTGTCAGTGCAGGATTGCTGTTTCCATG GGATCAACAAAATCTGGTATTCTCGGGGAAGTTTCCCTGAACCTGACTAACTATCTGGGCTCAGTAGACCCAACTGCAATCTCGTTGCCATTGAAGAAATGCAATTCTGGAACAGTTTTACAG CTTAAGATTCAATGTCTTGGCATGAAGTCTAAATCAAG TCCAACTGATGATGTTATGGACAGCAAAGCTGATGATTCTAATAGCATGATCTCCAGGAATGCTCATTTTTCGTCAAGAAATCCTTTAGGTGTTGTTCATCAAGACGAAGTAGGAATTAGG GACGCAAGCTTCACATCATCCCCTAGGGATGATTCCGATGGGGGATTGTACATAGGGAGGCAAGATACTGCTAGTTCTTTTATCGACAATATTAGTGTGGATCATGGTGATCTGGTTTTTAGATCTAATGATTCATCTTTCAGTTCTGAAACTCCAGGTCAAAACATGCTGCAGGAGAATACTGCTGAGTCATCCTTAAGTGGTCTTGCTCATTTATCGTCAGGGGCATCTGGTTCATCCAAAGATCTTCTTGACACTGCTGAAGAAACAATTGAGGAACTCCTTGCTGAGGCACAAATGTGGGAGGCTCATTCTCGCCAGTTGAAAAACGACCTAGAGACATTGCAGAAGGAATGTGATGAAAAATCTGAGAAACAGTCTGAGCTACTCCTGGAACTTTCTGCTTCACAGGCGGAACAGGAGTCGTTAAGACAGGAAATTGAAGAATTGAAATTGTCTCTTGAAGTAGCTACAGCACGACAAACTGTTGCAGGACTTGCCAAGTCTGGTGATGCAATAGATGTCCAGCATGAACTAAAAGATGAGGTGCAGTTTCTGCGAGAATCAAATGAAAACTTAACAATACAACTGAAGAAGACTCAAGATGCAAATATAGAGCTTGTTTCTATTCTTCAAGAACTGGAAGAAACAGTAGAAGCACAGAGAGCAGAAATCTCCTCTATTTCTCAAATGAGCAATGTGATTGATCCTGAGTTACCCATAAATGCATTATCAGTTCAAGAAGATGCAGAGTGGGCAAGGAAGCTGTCACTGAAAGAAGATGAAATTGTAGAATTGAAGGAGAAATTGGATCGTTTACTCAATATAGAAAATGCAGGTGGCGCTGGTTCTGATGCTATATATCTTGAACTGGAAAAGGAAAATGACTATCTGAAGGTCAAAATGGAAGAGCTTGAGAATGATTGTTCTGAATTAACAGAGGAAAATCTGGAACTTATACACAAGTTGAAAGAAGTGAGTGGGGTAGAAGGACAGGATTCCTGCATCTCTGATATTCAGGAAATGTTAAATGCTGGGGATCTTTCTGGGACATCAAAATCTAGAGTAAAATACCTACAAAGAAAATGTGCTGACCTTGAACTGAGGATGCTGAATTTTCAATCGGAGTCCAGAGAACTAGAAGAGAAGTTCCAAAAAAGCCAAGAGGAGCTAAAAGAGAGAACTCTTGAATTATCTGAACTAAGAGAGAACCTTAGCAATTCCTGTGCtacagaactggaggaatctgaATCTGAGTTGAATTTGCTGAAGGGTAGAGTTCAGCTCAAAGAAAGAGAGATTGAAGGCTTGCAGCATTCTAAACTAGAAATGGAAACCTTTATAGATAATGTTCTTCAACGGAAGATACATGAGCTTGAAAACGACAAAGTGGAACTAGAATTGCATATATCAAGGCTGGAAGATGAAAAAATAGAATTGTCAGAGTCCATTTCTGGAATGGAGGCTGAGTTGACTAATCTGACAAGTGAGTACGAGTCATGTATAGTGCAAATGGATGATTCTAGAACACTTATCATAGATCTCAAGGATAAAGTACAATGGCAGCAAGCAGAGTTGGAAGCTCAAAAGGTAGAACTGAAGCAAAAACATCTGGCATTTCAGAAAAGATTTTCAGAAGTACAGGAGGATTCAGAGACTCTAAAAAGATTGAATGCTAAATTACAAGCTAAAGTTGACAATCTTGTTGAGGAGTGCAGTTCTCTTCAAGCATTGACAGCTGATCTAAAGAAGCAAAAGTTGGAATTGCATAGCTGTGCTACACAACTAGAGCAGGAACTGGAGCACTCGAAAAGGAAGACCACAGATTTTTGCAAAACCGTGGAGTTCCTAGAGGCAAAGCTTTCTTCAATTCAGAAAGATATATCTTCAAAAGAGCAATCTTTTCTCCTGGAACTGGAGAATGTATTTCAGGAGCACAAGGAGCATGAAGAACGGATAAACCGTGCACATTCCCTTTTAAATAAGattgagaaagaaaaaataatcgAGGTAGAGAATCTTGAGAGGGAGATCATGAGCCTTACTGCACAGTTGTCTTCAACACACGAGGAGCGGGAAAGTTCCACTTTGGATACTATTCGTGAGGCCTCCATCCTTCGAGCAGACAAGGCAAAACTTGAGGCTAATCTTAATGATGTCAATGAACAGTTGAGACATCACGAATCTCAGTTGGAAGATATACGTAAGGAGTCTAAAAGCAAGATTAAATCCCTCCTTGATTCACTCAATACATCAAAACAGAATGAAGAAATGCTGAAAACAGATGCTGAGGATATGAGAAGGTTGATGGAAGCTGCTAAATCCAATGAAGAAAATTTAAGAACAACTTCAAATGAACTAGAACTGAAGTTTAAATCTAGTGATTATGAGAAACATCaaataatggaagaaaattCTGGACTAAAAATTCAA